From the genome of Acidimicrobiales bacterium:
CCGGTGCGTGCGCGCCAGTGCGTCGAAGGACGGGAACCAGTTGAGCAAGCCGGTGGCGCCGAGGCCGTGGAGCAACACGACGGCGGGTGCATCGGCGCGGGGTCCCGGCAGATCGTGCACCCAGGTGGCGCCGCGTTTGGGTAACTCGAGGCGCCGGCCGTCGGGAAGCACACCCCATTTTGGTTGACGACTCTATGGCGGGGGAACAAACCTGGGGATATGGCTCCGCAGTCGGGCGGCGTCGCAACGTCGCTCCAACCCCTGATCCGGAAACTCATCGGGAACCCGCCGGTGCGTCTCGAGTTCTGGGACGGTTCCGCCCTCGGCTCGACCGACGCCAAGGGCACGATTCGCGTGATCACGCCGAACGCCCTGCGGCGCATCATCTGGGCGCCGAACGAGCTTGGCCCGGGCCGCGCTTACGTCGCCGGAGAGCTCGACGTCGACGGCGACATCTTCACCCTTATCGACGTGCTGAAACCGGCCGGTCTGCACCTCCAGTCGACGCTGGGGACGATCCCGACCGGAGTCGCTGCCGCGGCGCGCGTCGGTGCGCTCGGACTCCCGCCGTCGCCCCCGCCCGAAGAGGCGCGCCCGCGGGGCCGGCGTCACAGCAAGCGGCGCGACCGGTCCGCCATCAGCCACCACTACGACGTCGGCAACGAGTTCTACGAACTCGTGCTCGGCCCTTCGATGACGTACTCGTGCGCCCGCTGGACCGAACCCGACATGAACCTCGTCGAGGCGCAGGCGTCCAAGCACGACGTGATCTGCCGCAAGCTCGGCCTGCCTGAGCGTCGCGGTGCCCGGATGCTCGACGTCGGCTGCGGCTGGGGTTCGCTGGCGCTGCACGCGGCGCAGACCTACGACGCCCACGTCGTCGGCGTCACCATCAGCGAGGAGCAGGCGGCGTACGCCCGGCGCCGCGTCGAGGCGGCGGGGCTGAGCGAAAGCATCGAGATCCGCCTCCAGGACTACCGCGACGTGCGCGGCGAATTCGACGTCATCTCGTCGGTGGGCATGTTCGAACACGTCGGAGCCGAGCGCATGGCCGACTACTTCGCGGGGCTGCGCGCCCTGCTGGGCGATCACGGGCGGCTGCTCAACCACGCCATCTCCTCGATCGGCGGCTCGCGCATCAGCCGCAACAGTTTCGTGGGCCGCTACGTGTTCCCCGACGGCGA
Proteins encoded in this window:
- a CDS encoding cyclopropane-fatty-acyl-phospholipid synthase family protein — its product is MAPQSGGVATSLQPLIRKLIGNPPVRLEFWDGSALGSTDAKGTIRVITPNALRRIIWAPNELGPGRAYVAGELDVDGDIFTLIDVLKPAGLHLQSTLGTIPTGVAAAARVGALGLPPSPPPEEARPRGRRHSKRRDRSAISHHYDVGNEFYELVLGPSMTYSCARWTEPDMNLVEAQASKHDVICRKLGLPERRGARMLDVGCGWGSLALHAAQTYDAHVVGVTISEEQAAYARRRVEAAGLSESIEIRLQDYRDVRGEFDVISSVGMFEHVGAERMADYFAGLRALLGDHGRLLNHAISSIGGSRISRNSFVGRYVFPDGELIDVGRVVLAMEAAGFEVRDVESLREHYALTLRAWVANLEASWSRAVELVGETRARVWRLYMAASAVGFEDGGLGLHQVLGVVPDADGNSGMPRTRDVWSASSTGPKA